In Scyliorhinus torazame isolate Kashiwa2021f chromosome 18, sScyTor2.1, whole genome shotgun sequence, the following are encoded in one genomic region:
- the LOC140395758 gene encoding LOW QUALITY PROTEIN: peptide deformylase, mitochondrial-like (The sequence of the model RefSeq protein was modified relative to this genomic sequence to represent the inferred CDS: inserted 2 bases in 1 codon): MTSICDNEDHSYGKLKKESSGKRSTGNVQKMLQAENITPYFERFLRDLLQKEPEIRSALQLGLEADLLHAGQKACSALSSCSNIPSISRETKAKPSLNVKSIERLELRLGDPAPPSALRLEAAAGRGWGSGLGSERRGGAPGGAAGLLAGAAAFPRACLAGHTVLRAEAVPEAEVRGPEVQRLVAALVRTMRREDVLGPSAPQLGVPLQVLVLEVPPRILEAEAPSTRRARGMVVVPLRVLINPRLHVLDSHISVWPEACHSLPGLAAVWPGTRAWMKCTXLDEMGQLVCWQASDWTARILQHEMDHLKGQLYVDKMDSRTLEDLQWMKKMTEGGHLDHCIAEAPVTFSGPTARRHCKIPQPQ; encoded by the exons ATGACTTCAATCTGTGATAATGAGGATCATAGTTATGGAAAACTGAAGAAAGAATCAAGTGGAAAGAGAAGCACTGGAAATGTACAGAAGATGTTACAAGCTGAAAACATTACACCTTATTTTGAAAGATTCTTAAGAGATCTCTTGCAGAAGGAGCCAGAGATAAGGTCAGCACTCCAGCTTGGGCTTGAAG CTGACCTGTTGcatgcaggacaaaaagcttgttcaGCATTATCTTCTTGCAGTAATATCCCTTCCATCTCAAGGGAAACAAAAGCAAAGCCGTCCTTGAATGTCA agtcaattgagcgactGGAGCTTAGATTGGGCGATCCAGCGCCTCCCTCGGCTCTCAGGTTGGAAGCGGCCGCCGGGCGGGGTTGGGGCTCCGGCCTCGGGTCTGAGCGGCGCGGCGGGGCCCCGGGTGGAGCGGCGGGGTTACTGGCCGGCGCTGCGGCCTTCCCGCGGGCTTGCCTGGCCGGACACACGGTGCTGAGGGCAGAAGCCGTGCCCGAGGCGGAGGTGCGGGGCCCAGAGGTGCAGCGGCTGGTGGCCGCGCTGGTGCGGACCATGCGACGGGAGGACGTGCTGGGGCCGAGCGCGCCGCAGCTCGGGGTCCCGCTCCAGGTGCTGGTGCTGGAGGTGCCGCCGCGGATACTCGAGGCCGAGGCTCCGTCCACCCGCCGGGCCCGCGGGATGGTCGTCGTTCCACTCCGCGTCCTCATCAACCCGCGGCTCCACGTCCTCGACTCCCACATCAGCGTCTGGCCCGAGGCCTGTCACAGCCTCCCGGGCCTAGCGGCCGTGTGGCCCGGTACCAGAGCGTGGATGAAATGCAC TCTGGATGAAATGGGGCAGCTGGTTTGCTGGCAGGCCTCCGACTGGACTGCGAGGATCCTTCAACATGAAATGGACCATTTAAAGGGGCAGCTTTATGTGGACAAAATGGATAGCAGAACCTTGGAGGACCTTCAGTGGATGAAGAAAATGACTGAGGGGGGACACCTGGATCATTGCATTGCTGAGGCGCCGGTCACATTCTCGGGACCTACAGCACGGCGGCATTGCAAGATCCCACAACCACAGTGA